One window of Hypanus sabinus isolate sHypSab1 chromosome 10, sHypSab1.hap1, whole genome shotgun sequence genomic DNA carries:
- the LOC132401350 gene encoding protein FAM177B gives MVTAPPRAPPAAAATASRPTARMHVHSGTPAKLQSPTSSTCCFLHCCRRLRVSRRKKGQKMELGDRGREAEGDLSHELEAGKKKLGRVIHFASGETMVESSSEEEMEEEQEQLVQRTDPSTLPWRHFLWFWVIHFARRSLFTCDFLGGKLADLFGLTTAKYQYAVDEFFSVQDQKEDEDGEEITEMEEVECYERKHLPLQTSEYGTLHTAECPGINSKAECKHQVSYSNEVPGDN, from the exons ATGGTTACTGCCCCCCCTCGAGCACCACCAGCAGCTGCAGCAACAGCAAGCAGACCGACTGCCCGAATGCATGTGCACTCGGGCACACCAGCGAAACTGCAGA GTCCTACCTCCTCTACCTGCTGCTTCCTGCACTGCTGCCGCCGCCTCCGAGTTTCTCGCCGAAAGAAGGGACAGAAAATGGAGCTTGGAGATCGAGGACGAGAG GCAGAGGGAGATCTTTCCCACGAACTGGAGGCAGGCAAGAAGAAGCTGGGAAGAGTGATTCACTTTGCGAGCGGAGAGACGATGGTTGAGAGtagcagtgaggaggagatggaagAGGAGCAGGAGCAGCTGGTGCAACGAACTGACCCT TCTACACTCCCCTGGAGGCACTTCCTGTGGTTCTGGGTGATACACTTTGCCAGAAGATCATTATTCA CCTGTGACTTTCTTGGAGGGAAGCTGGCTGACTTGTTTGGACTGACGACAGCCAAGTACCAGTATGCTGTGGATGAATTCTTCAGTGTTCAAGACCAG AAAGAAGATGAAGATGGAGAAGAGATCACAGAAATGGAGGAGGTGGAATGTTATGAGAGGAAGCATCTCCCCCTCCAGACATCTGAATATGGGACTTTACATACAGCAGAGTGCCCAGGAATCAACAGCAAAGCTGAATGCAAGCACCAAGTATCATACAGCAATGAAGTACCGGGAGACAACTAA